From a region of the Streptomyces tirandamycinicus genome:
- a CDS encoding histidine phosphatase family protein: MATLILVRHGRSTANTAGVLAGWTPGVALDERGTAQAAALPARLAGLPLAAAVTSPLERCRQTLQPLLDARPGLPLHSDERIGECRYGDWSGRKLEELAGEPLMEVVQRHPAAAAFPGGESMRTMQNRAVDAVRDWNARIEQEHGEEAVYLMCSHGDIIKAVVADALGMHLDLFQRIHVEPCSVTAIRYTRLRPFLLRLGDTGDLDSLRPRETAQEPREGGDDGTAVVGGGAGAP, encoded by the coding sequence ATGGCCACGTTGATCCTCGTACGGCACGGACGTTCCACCGCCAACACCGCGGGGGTGCTCGCCGGCTGGACGCCGGGCGTCGCCCTCGACGAGCGCGGTACCGCGCAGGCGGCCGCCCTGCCCGCCCGGCTCGCCGGGCTGCCCCTCGCGGCCGCGGTCACCAGCCCGCTCGAGCGGTGCCGCCAGACCCTGCAGCCGCTGCTCGACGCACGGCCGGGCCTCCCGCTCCACAGCGACGAGCGGATCGGCGAGTGCCGTTACGGAGACTGGTCCGGCCGCAAGCTCGAGGAACTGGCGGGCGAGCCGCTGATGGAGGTCGTCCAGCGGCACCCCGCCGCCGCGGCCTTCCCCGGCGGCGAGTCGATGCGGACCATGCAGAACCGGGCCGTCGACGCCGTACGCGACTGGAACGCCCGGATCGAGCAGGAGCACGGCGAGGAGGCCGTGTACCTCATGTGCTCCCACGGCGACATCATCAAGGCCGTGGTGGCGGACGCCCTCGGCATGCACCTCGACCTGTTCCAGCGGATCCACGTCGAACCGTGCTCCGTGACGGCGATCCGCTACACCCGCCTGCGGCCGTTCCTGCTGCGGCTCGGCGACACCGGTGACCTGGACTCCCTCCGCCCGCGCGAGACCGCGCAGGAGCCCCGCGAGGGCGGTGACGACGGGACGGCGGTGGTCGGCGGCGGCGCGGGCGCACCGTGA
- a CDS encoding DUF5703 family protein: protein MPEYEFVDVHVPRGVSRTEATRLLTDHAEYGHWELDRLTLLRDGSRRVRLRRRIIRQVRATW, encoded by the coding sequence ATGCCGGAATACGAATTTGTCGACGTGCACGTGCCTCGTGGGGTCTCCCGTACGGAGGCCACCCGCTTGTTGACCGACCATGCCGAGTACGGACACTGGGAGTTGGACAGGCTGACTCTGCTCCGTGACGGCAGCCGCCGCGTACGGCTCCGCCGTCGCATCATCCGTCAGGTCCGTGCCACCTGGTGA
- a CDS encoding SCO1664 family protein, with protein MPAPERIPQGSVTTHDGVLELLTRGEITVRGRIREASNAALYCSVALDGREAHCVYKPVAGERPLWDFPDGTLAQREVAAYELSEATGWGLVPPTVLRDGPYGEGMCQLWIEADPARSLLALADGDEPGDGWKAVGLAEVGEGRTALLVHADDPRLRRLAVLDAVINNGDRKGGHLLPVADGRLYAIDHGVTFHVEDRLRTLLWGWAGEPLTEEALAALETLDASLDGRSALAGRLAELITRDEVSAVRSRVRALRRSARHPEPAGNWPAIPWPPV; from the coding sequence ATGCCCGCGCCAGAACGGATACCGCAGGGGAGCGTGACCACGCACGACGGCGTCCTGGAACTGCTCACCCGGGGCGAGATCACCGTGCGCGGCCGTATCCGCGAGGCGTCCAACGCGGCGCTGTACTGCTCCGTCGCCCTCGACGGCCGGGAGGCGCACTGCGTCTACAAGCCCGTCGCCGGGGAGCGCCCGCTGTGGGACTTCCCGGACGGAACGCTGGCCCAGCGCGAGGTGGCCGCGTACGAGCTGTCCGAGGCGACGGGATGGGGGCTGGTGCCGCCCACCGTGCTCCGTGACGGGCCGTACGGAGAGGGCATGTGCCAGTTGTGGATCGAGGCCGACCCGGCCCGGTCCCTGCTCGCACTCGCCGACGGCGACGAACCCGGGGACGGCTGGAAGGCGGTCGGCCTCGCGGAGGTCGGGGAGGGGCGCACGGCGCTCCTCGTCCACGCGGACGACCCGCGGCTGCGGCGGCTCGCCGTGCTCGACGCGGTCATCAACAACGGGGACCGCAAGGGCGGTCATCTGCTCCCGGTGGCGGACGGACGTCTGTACGCGATCGACCACGGCGTCACCTTCCACGTGGAGGACCGGCTGCGGACCCTGCTGTGGGGCTGGGCGGGGGAGCCGCTGACCGAGGAGGCCCTCGCGGCCCTGGAGACCCTCGACGCCTCCCTCGATGGCCGGTCCGCGCTGGCCGGGCGGCTGGCCGAACTGATCACCCGGGACGAGGTGTCCGCCGTGCGGAGCCGGGTCCGCGCCCTGCGCAGGAGCGCCCGCCACCCGGAGCCGGCGGGCAACTGGCCCGCGATCCCGTGGCCGCCCGTGTAG
- a CDS encoding aldo/keto reductase translates to MEQRHLGRTGLRVSRIGLGTLTWGRDTGEHDAADQLKAFWEAGGTLVDTADVYGGGEAEYLLGQLVERLVPRRDLVIATKAGSVLDPSRRYDGSRGHLLAALDASLERLGTDHVDLWQVHGFDPYTPLEETLQALDIAVGSGRARYAGVSGFCGWQLAKAATWQLAAPGTRTRLAGTQMEYSLLQRGVEREVLPAALDLGVGLLPSSPLGRGVLTGKYRHATPTDSRGASEQLAAFVEPYLDESATRIVEAVATAADGLAATPLEVALAWVRDRPGVVAPVVGARNAQQLTQALSVEGLSLPDEIRRALDDVSAPVHRYPDQDWSTL, encoded by the coding sequence ATGGAGCAGAGGCATCTCGGCCGTACCGGTCTGCGCGTGTCCCGGATCGGGCTCGGCACCCTCACCTGGGGGCGGGACACCGGCGAGCACGACGCCGCCGACCAGCTGAAGGCCTTCTGGGAGGCGGGCGGCACACTGGTCGACACGGCGGATGTCTACGGCGGCGGCGAGGCCGAGTACCTGCTCGGCCAGCTGGTGGAGCGGCTGGTCCCCCGGCGCGACCTGGTCATCGCCACCAAGGCCGGCAGCGTGCTCGACCCGTCGCGGCGGTACGACGGCTCGCGCGGCCATCTGCTGGCGGCCCTGGACGCCTCGCTGGAGCGGCTGGGCACCGACCACGTGGATCTCTGGCAGGTCCACGGCTTCGATCCGTACACGCCGCTGGAGGAGACCCTCCAGGCGCTCGACATCGCGGTGGGCAGCGGCCGGGCGCGGTACGCGGGGGTGTCGGGCTTCTGCGGCTGGCAGCTCGCCAAGGCCGCCACCTGGCAGCTCGCGGCGCCGGGCACGCGGACCCGCCTCGCCGGTACGCAGATGGAGTACTCGCTGCTGCAGCGCGGCGTCGAGCGGGAGGTGCTGCCCGCGGCACTCGACCTCGGCGTGGGGCTGCTGCCGTCGTCACCGCTGGGCCGGGGGGTGCTCACGGGCAAGTACCGGCACGCGACGCCGACGGACTCGCGCGGGGCGTCGGAGCAGCTGGCGGCCTTCGTGGAGCCCTATCTGGACGAGTCGGCGACGCGCATCGTGGAGGCGGTCGCCACGGCCGCCGACGGGCTGGCGGCGACCCCCCTGGAAGTGGCGCTCGCCTGGGTCCGCGACCGGCCGGGCGTGGTGGCGCCCGTCGTCGGCGCCCGCAACGCGCAGCAGCTCACGCAGGCGTTGTCAGTGGAGGGTCTTAGTCTTCCTGACGAGATCCGCCGGGCGCTGGACGACGTTTCGGCCCCCGTGCACCGCTATCCCGACCAGGACTGGAGCACGCTGTGA
- a CDS encoding chaplin, translating into MRQVTRKGLITVAAAGGVLVLGGGYAHAHGGAGAHGGASDSPGVLSGNSVQVPVHVPVNVCGNTVNVIGALNPAFGNKCANTSENGGGAHAEGGTANSPGVASGNSVQVPVHVPVNVCGNSVNVIGALNPAFGNECSNGDDGNNPGEPGEPGEPGEPGEPGEPGEPGEPGEPGEPGEPGEPGEPGEPGEPGEPGQPGTPAEPGSPGTPVEPTTPNTPGAHTVTPPKATDELARTGAGSLGLGASAAAGLLLGGAVLYRKARASA; encoded by the coding sequence ATGCGACAGGTCACGCGCAAGGGCCTGATCACCGTGGCGGCCGCGGGCGGCGTGCTCGTCCTCGGCGGCGGCTACGCACACGCGCACGGAGGCGCGGGCGCCCACGGCGGCGCCTCCGACTCCCCGGGCGTGCTCTCCGGGAACTCGGTCCAGGTGCCGGTCCACGTCCCGGTCAACGTCTGCGGCAACACCGTCAACGTCATCGGCGCCCTGAACCCCGCGTTCGGCAACAAGTGCGCCAACACGTCGGAGAACGGCGGCGGCGCGCACGCGGAGGGCGGCACGGCGAACTCCCCCGGCGTCGCTTCCGGCAACAGCGTCCAGGTCCCGGTCCACGTGCCCGTGAACGTCTGCGGCAACAGCGTCAACGTCATCGGCGCGCTGAATCCGGCGTTCGGCAACGAGTGCAGCAACGGTGACGACGGGAACAACCCGGGAGAGCCCGGTGAGCCCGGTGAGCCCGGTGAGCCGGGGGAGCCCGGTGAGCCGGGGGAGCCTGGTGAGCCGGGAGAACCTGGTGAGCCCGGGGAGCCGGGAGAGCCGGGTGAACCTGGTGAGCCGGGGGAGCCCGGTGAGCCCGGGCAGCCGGGGACGCCCGCCGAACCCGGATCGCCGGGCACGCCGGTGGAGCCCACCACCCCGAACACCCCGGGTGCCCACACCGTCACACCGCCCAAGGCCACCGACGAGCTCGCCCGAACCGGCGCCGGCTCGCTCGGGCTGGGGGCCTCCGCGGCCGCCGGTCTGCTGCTCGGCGGAGCGGTCCTCTACCGCAAGGCTCGTGCCTCCGCGTGA
- a CDS encoding DUF3090 domain-containing protein, with protein MTRQVFLYDPPERFVAGTVGLPGRRTFFLQASAGGRVTSVALEKTQVAALAERMDELLDEVVRRTGGNAPVPAVAPTDVADTAPLDAPVEEEFRVGTMALAWDGEEQRMIVEAQALVELDADSEEDLAEAEERLLQDEENGPPMLRVRLTGAQARAFAKRALDVVNAGRPPCPLCSLPLDPEGHVCPRQNGYRRGA; from the coding sequence GTGACCCGTCAGGTGTTCCTGTACGACCCGCCGGAGCGATTCGTGGCCGGTACGGTCGGGCTGCCTGGACGTCGTACGTTCTTCCTGCAGGCTTCCGCAGGGGGTCGGGTGACCAGCGTCGCGCTGGAGAAGACCCAGGTGGCCGCGCTTGCCGAGCGGATGGACGAACTGCTGGACGAGGTGGTGCGGCGAACCGGGGGCAACGCCCCCGTCCCCGCCGTCGCCCCCACCGACGTCGCCGACACCGCGCCCCTCGACGCGCCCGTCGAGGAGGAGTTCCGGGTCGGCACGATGGCGCTCGCCTGGGACGGCGAGGAGCAGCGCATGATCGTCGAAGCCCAGGCGCTGGTGGAGCTGGACGCGGACTCCGAGGAGGACCTCGCGGAGGCCGAGGAGAGGCTGCTGCAGGACGAGGAGAACGGTCCGCCGATGCTGCGCGTGCGGCTGACCGGCGCGCAGGCGAGGGCCTTCGCCAAGCGCGCGCTGGACGTCGTGAACGCGGGAAGGCCGCCGTGCCCGCTGTGCAGCCTGCCGCTCGACCCGGAGGGACACGTATGCCCGCGCCAGAACGGATACCGCAGGGGAGCGTGA
- the corA gene encoding magnesium/cobalt transporter CorA, translating to MPAVIVDCAIYRDGRRTDGPEDLSEALALARASENTFLWIGLHEPHEAEFGRVSSEFGLHPLAVEDALKAHQRPKLEVYDDSLFVVLKPVVYEPESDTVGTGEVMVFVGDCFVVTVRHGDGAPLRTVRQRLEADPNILRHGPTTVLYAVSDAVVDHYIEVAAELQVDLEDLEAAVFAPDGDTRHTAARIYGFKRQVLEFRRATGPLAAPMARLAGGSVPFVHGHSQPFFRDVHDHLTRANEQVEGLDRLLSDVLSAHLAQTGVRQNDDMRKISAWAAMAAVPTLVAGIYGMNFEYMPELRREWGYPAAIVLMALVVFGLYRLFKRRGWL from the coding sequence ATGCCCGCCGTGATCGTGGACTGTGCCATCTACCGGGACGGCCGCCGGACCGACGGCCCCGAGGACCTCTCCGAAGCGCTGGCCCTGGCCCGTGCGTCCGAGAACACGTTCCTGTGGATCGGGCTGCACGAACCGCACGAGGCGGAGTTCGGCCGCGTCAGCAGTGAGTTCGGCCTGCACCCGCTGGCGGTCGAGGACGCCCTCAAGGCCCACCAGCGGCCCAAGCTGGAGGTCTACGACGACTCGCTGTTCGTGGTCCTCAAGCCCGTCGTGTACGAGCCGGAGTCGGACACGGTCGGCACCGGCGAGGTGATGGTCTTCGTCGGCGACTGCTTCGTCGTGACGGTGCGGCACGGGGACGGTGCCCCCCTGCGGACCGTGCGGCAGCGGCTGGAGGCCGACCCGAACATCCTCCGGCACGGCCCGACGACCGTGCTCTACGCCGTGAGCGACGCCGTCGTCGACCACTACATCGAGGTGGCGGCCGAGCTCCAGGTGGACCTCGAGGACCTGGAGGCCGCCGTCTTCGCGCCCGACGGGGACACCCGGCACACGGCGGCCAGGATCTACGGCTTCAAGCGGCAGGTGCTCGAGTTCCGGCGGGCCACCGGGCCGCTCGCCGCGCCGATGGCCAGGCTCGCCGGGGGGTCGGTGCCGTTCGTGCACGGACACTCCCAGCCGTTCTTCCGCGACGTCCACGACCATCTGACACGGGCCAACGAGCAGGTGGAGGGCCTGGACCGGCTGCTGTCCGACGTGCTGTCCGCCCACCTCGCGCAGACGGGCGTCCGGCAGAACGACGACATGCGCAAGATCTCGGCGTGGGCGGCCATGGCGGCGGTGCCGACGCTGGTCGCCGGCATCTACGGCATGAACTTCGAGTACATGCCCGAGTTGCGCCGGGAGTGGGGCTATCCGGCGGCGATCGTGCTGATGGCCCTGGTGGTGTTCGGGCTGTACCGGTTGTTCAAGCGCCGGGGCTGGCTGTAG
- a CDS encoding M20/M25/M40 family metallo-hydrolase: MSETDTARKVSGEDEVVDLCRDLIRIDTSNYGDHSGPGERAAAEYVAEKLAEVGLEPRIIESHPGRASTVARIEGEDPSRPALLIHGHTDVVPADAGDWTHHPFSGEIADGCVWGRGAVDMKDMDAMTLAVVRDRLRSGRRPPRDVVLAFLADEEAGGTYGARHLVDRHPDLFEGVTEAIGEVGGFSFTVNENLRLYLVETAQKGMHWMRLTVEGTAGHGSMTNHDNAITELCEAVGRLGRHTWPVRVTKTVRSFLDELSDALGTPLDPEDMEATLAKLGGIAKMIGATLRNSAAPTMLGAGYKVNVIPGQATAHVDGRFLPGHEEEFLADLDRILGPRVRREDVHADKALETSFDGDLVDAMQSALRAEDPIARAVPYMLSGGTDAKSFDDLGIRCFGFAPLKLPPELDFAGMFHGVDERVPVDGLKFGVRVLDRFLDAS; this comes from the coding sequence GTGAGCGAGACGGACACCGCCCGGAAGGTCTCCGGCGAGGACGAGGTCGTCGATCTCTGCCGCGATCTGATCCGGATCGACACCAGCAACTACGGTGACCACTCGGGACCGGGCGAGCGGGCGGCCGCCGAGTACGTGGCGGAGAAGCTCGCCGAGGTCGGTCTGGAGCCCAGGATCATCGAGTCGCACCCGGGCAGGGCCTCCACCGTGGCCCGGATCGAGGGCGAGGACCCCTCCCGCCCGGCGCTGCTCATCCACGGCCACACCGATGTCGTCCCGGCCGACGCCGGCGACTGGACCCACCACCCGTTCTCCGGAGAGATCGCCGACGGCTGCGTCTGGGGCCGGGGCGCGGTGGACATGAAGGACATGGACGCGATGACCCTCGCCGTCGTACGCGACCGGCTGCGCAGCGGCCGCAGGCCGCCGCGCGACGTGGTGCTGGCGTTCCTCGCGGACGAGGAGGCGGGGGGTACGTACGGCGCCCGCCACCTGGTCGACCGGCACCCCGACCTGTTCGAGGGCGTCACCGAGGCGATCGGCGAGGTCGGCGGCTTCTCCTTCACCGTCAACGAGAACCTGCGGCTCTACCTCGTCGAGACGGCCCAGAAGGGCATGCACTGGATGCGGCTCACGGTCGAGGGCACCGCCGGGCACGGGTCCATGACGAACCACGACAACGCCATCACCGAGCTCTGCGAGGCCGTCGGCCGGCTGGGCCGGCACACCTGGCCGGTACGGGTGACCAAGACCGTGCGGTCCTTCCTGGACGAGTTGTCGGACGCGCTGGGCACCCCGCTCGATCCCGAGGACATGGAGGCGACCCTCGCCAAGCTCGGCGGCATCGCCAAGATGATCGGGGCCACGCTCCGCAACTCCGCCGCGCCCACCATGCTGGGCGCCGGCTACAAGGTGAACGTCATCCCCGGACAGGCGACCGCGCACGTGGACGGGCGCTTCCTGCCCGGTCACGAGGAGGAGTTCCTCGCCGATCTCGACCGGATCCTCGGCCCCCGGGTCCGCCGCGAGGACGTCCACGCCGACAAGGCGCTGGAGACGAGCTTCGACGGCGACCTCGTGGACGCCATGCAGTCGGCCCTCCGCGCCGAGGACCCGATCGCCCGGGCCGTGCCGTACATGCTCTCCGGCGGCACCGACGCCAAGTCCTTCGACGATCTCGGCATCCGCTGCTTCGGCTTCGCGCCGCTGAAGCTGCCGCCGGAGCTGGACTTCGCCGGCATGTTCCACGGAGTGGACGAGCGTGTTCCGGTGGACGGCCTGAAGTTCGGCGTACGGGTGCTGGACCGCTTCCTCGACGCGAGCTGA
- a CDS encoding LLM class F420-dependent oxidoreductase, with product MRLGINLGYWGAGMDGDNLAVAQEADRLGYDVCWAAEAYGSDAPTVLSWVAAQTERIDVGSAILQIPARQPAMTAMTAATLDSLSGGRFRLGLGVSGPQVSEGWYGVTFDKPLARTREYVEIVRKAMTRERLTYEGEHWTLPLPGGPGKPIKLTVHPERERIPLYIAAIGPKNLEQTGEIADGALLIFPSADHLEDTAIRYIREGREKAGKTMDGFDVCPTVPLAVGDDVRALADTFRPYTALYVGGMGSRKQNFYNRLAQRMGYEKEAAEIQDKYLAGDKAGAAAAVPHELIDSTALLGTVDRIADRMRAYAAAGVTTLTLAPAGFTLDERLSALRAGTEALERAGLA from the coding sequence ATGCGGCTGGGCATCAACCTCGGTTACTGGGGCGCGGGCATGGACGGCGACAACCTCGCCGTGGCCCAGGAAGCGGACCGCCTCGGCTACGACGTCTGCTGGGCGGCCGAAGCCTACGGATCCGACGCGCCGACCGTGCTGTCCTGGGTCGCCGCGCAGACCGAGAGGATCGACGTCGGTTCGGCGATCCTGCAGATCCCCGCCCGTCAGCCCGCGATGACGGCGATGACCGCCGCCACTCTGGACTCGCTGTCCGGCGGACGATTCCGCCTCGGTCTCGGCGTCTCGGGACCGCAGGTGTCCGAGGGCTGGTACGGCGTCACGTTCGACAAGCCCCTGGCCCGCACCCGCGAGTACGTCGAGATCGTCCGCAAGGCCATGACCCGCGAGCGCCTGACCTACGAGGGCGAGCACTGGACGCTCCCGCTCCCCGGCGGTCCGGGCAAGCCGATCAAGCTGACCGTCCACCCCGAGCGCGAGCGGATCCCGCTGTACATCGCCGCCATCGGCCCGAAGAACCTGGAGCAGACGGGCGAGATCGCCGACGGGGCGCTGCTGATCTTCCCGTCCGCCGACCACCTCGAGGACACCGCGATCCGGTACATCCGCGAGGGCCGCGAGAAGGCCGGGAAGACGATGGACGGCTTCGACGTCTGCCCCACCGTGCCGCTCGCGGTCGGCGACGACGTCCGGGCGCTGGCCGACACGTTCCGCCCGTACACCGCGCTGTACGTCGGCGGCATGGGCAGCCGCAAGCAGAACTTCTACAACCGGCTGGCCCAGCGCATGGGGTACGAGAAGGAGGCCGCGGAGATCCAGGACAAGTACCTCGCCGGGGACAAGGCCGGGGCGGCCGCGGCCGTGCCGCACGAGCTGATCGACTCCACCGCGCTGCTCGGCACCGTCGACCGGATCGCCGACCGCATGCGGGCCTACGCCGCCGCCGGCGTGACCACCCTGACCCTCGCTCCCGCCGGCTTCACCCTCGACGAGCGGCTGAGCGCTCTGCGGGCCGGCACCGAGGCCCTGGAGCGGGCGGGACTCGCGTAG
- the chpH gene encoding chaplin ChpH → MIKKVVAVAAATGGLVLAGAGMAVADSGAQGAAVNSPGVLSGNVVQAPVHVPVNVCGNTISVIGLLNPAFGNVCVND, encoded by the coding sequence ATGATCAAGAAGGTCGTCGCCGTCGCGGCTGCCACCGGTGGCCTGGTTCTCGCGGGTGCGGGCATGGCCGTCGCCGACTCCGGTGCCCAGGGTGCCGCCGTGAACTCGCCCGGCGTGCTCTCGGGCAACGTCGTGCAGGCGCCCGTCCACGTGCCGGTGAACGTCTGCGGCAACACGATCTCCGTGATCGGTCTGCTGAACCCGGCCTTCGGCAACGTCTGCGTCAACGACTGA
- a CDS encoding helix-hairpin-helix domain-containing protein, with the protein MAEDSGHGGAATEDPVARESRHGHSGQHAGQHSGQHSGHGDAAAEEPVVGGSRPESGREASSAGGSGPGTPAGAAASRAGTAPDGVPGEAASGATADGEAANGSTADEEAAGAEAGQPAGRGKDGGADGSLGDETSGVAETGATGGGSELSEAQAELAAQQELRSRIEKRKAGKSGPIAAGGKLSGTAADLLAAVRAVESGATPSGTFFEASAAPRKPAPTSLAGPGRPRVPMPEPAPRQPGPGTVQAVLEVLVSGGAPEGLATRVAGVLGEQAADALREDPWRLLAVPGVQPEQADGFARALLGSECRPDDGRRAAALVGWLLERAALRGHTALESATVRTALDGYSVPDPGEALRHAVAEGAVLVFQDGVDAAGGPAEAEEAGTADGHEAQEDEEPAGLREPVPVLLGLDRYALAEESLADGLARLVRTAQPASWEDAAGAAGSPSAAELIRAAAGHGLVAHTGGETARAEPAALVAAARSLGLRAVAAVHSENGRRRTGGGAVTVQGLLSGAEGPGRDGDGALAVDLLAVLDAPQLDVETAAALVESLPDGCRLVLSGDPGVLWSAGAGRVFADVLAARVCPVVASRTPDPGPLGELVSGIGVGELVRVDAPGKEVVIVPVRDAGEAVHRTVQLVADSVPRAIGVPPAETQVITVGHGGSAGTRALNTALKERFNPGPGRFGGFDPADRVTYSPAPGRTLTGSVVSADAEGLRVDCEGTAVLVPQDPVASVLRHGWAITAHQAAGMRWPAVVVVLPGDAAQGLNRPWVYTAFSRGERHLSVVHGMEQALPRAVAEIPSEVRTTRLRSLLEGLLPPGEAGGSSG; encoded by the coding sequence GTGGCCGAGGACTCCGGGCACGGCGGCGCCGCGACCGAGGACCCCGTGGCCAGGGAGTCCAGGCACGGGCACTCCGGGCAGCACGCCGGGCAGCATTCGGGGCAGCACTCCGGGCACGGGGACGCGGCGGCCGAGGAGCCCGTGGTCGGCGGCTCCCGGCCGGAATCCGGGCGCGAGGCCTCCTCGGCCGGGGGCTCCGGGCCGGGCACGCCCGCCGGCGCGGCGGCGAGCCGTGCCGGGACGGCCCCGGACGGGGTGCCCGGCGAGGCCGCGAGCGGAGCGACGGCGGACGGGGAAGCGGCGAACGGATCGACGGCGGACGAAGAGGCGGCGGGAGCGGAAGCCGGGCAGCCCGCGGGCAGGGGGAAGGACGGCGGAGCGGACGGGTCCCTGGGCGACGAGACGTCCGGCGTGGCCGAGACCGGGGCCACCGGCGGCGGCTCCGAGTTGTCCGAGGCCCAGGCGGAGCTGGCGGCGCAGCAGGAACTGCGGTCGCGGATCGAGAAGCGCAAGGCCGGGAAGTCAGGGCCGATCGCGGCCGGCGGAAAGCTGAGCGGCACCGCGGCCGACCTGCTGGCGGCGGTGCGGGCGGTGGAGAGCGGCGCCACGCCGTCGGGCACGTTCTTCGAGGCGTCCGCCGCGCCGCGGAAACCCGCCCCGACGTCCCTGGCCGGGCCCGGGAGGCCACGGGTGCCGATGCCCGAGCCCGCCCCGAGGCAGCCCGGTCCGGGCACGGTGCAGGCCGTTCTGGAGGTCCTGGTGTCGGGCGGTGCGCCGGAGGGACTGGCCACGCGGGTCGCCGGGGTGCTGGGAGAGCAGGCCGCGGACGCCCTCCGGGAGGACCCCTGGCGGCTGCTGGCGGTGCCCGGGGTGCAGCCCGAGCAGGCGGACGGTTTCGCCCGGGCGCTGCTCGGCTCGGAGTGCCGGCCGGACGACGGCCGGCGGGCCGCGGCGCTGGTGGGCTGGCTGCTGGAGCGCGCCGCACTCCGGGGCCACACGGCACTGGAGTCGGCGACGGTGCGCACGGCGCTCGACGGGTACTCCGTGCCGGACCCCGGGGAGGCGCTGCGGCACGCCGTCGCCGAGGGGGCCGTGCTGGTCTTCCAGGACGGCGTCGACGCCGCCGGAGGGCCGGCGGAGGCCGAGGAAGCCGGAACGGCCGACGGGCACGAGGCGCAGGAGGACGAAGAGCCCGCCGGGCTGCGGGAGCCGGTCCCGGTCCTGCTCGGCCTGGACCGGTACGCCCTCGCGGAGGAGAGCCTCGCGGACGGTCTTGCCCGGCTGGTCAGGACCGCGCAGCCGGCGTCGTGGGAGGACGCGGCCGGGGCTGCCGGATCGCCGTCGGCCGCGGAGCTGATCCGCGCCGCCGCCGGACACGGCCTGGTCGCGCACACCGGCGGCGAGACGGCCCGCGCCGAGCCGGCCGCACTGGTCGCGGCCGCCCGCTCCCTCGGCCTGCGCGCGGTCGCCGCCGTGCACAGCGAGAACGGGCGGCGCAGGACGGGCGGCGGCGCGGTCACGGTGCAGGGACTGCTCTCCGGGGCGGAGGGCCCCGGCCGGGACGGCGACGGCGCACTGGCCGTGGATCTGCTCGCGGTCCTCGACGCGCCGCAGCTCGATGTCGAGACCGCGGCCGCGCTGGTGGAGTCCCTGCCGGACGGTTGCCGGCTGGTGCTGAGCGGGGACCCGGGTGTGCTGTGGTCCGCGGGCGCGGGACGGGTGTTCGCCGACGTGCTGGCCGCCCGGGTGTGCCCGGTCGTCGCCTCCCGCACGCCCGACCCCGGGCCACTGGGTGAGCTGGTCTCCGGGATCGGCGTCGGCGAACTCGTCCGGGTCGACGCCCCCGGCAAGGAGGTGGTGATCGTTCCGGTTCGGGACGCGGGCGAGGCCGTGCACCGTACGGTCCAGCTGGTCGCCGACTCGGTCCCGCGGGCGATCGGGGTGCCGCCGGCCGAGACCCAGGTCATCACGGTCGGCCATGGCGGCTCCGCGGGCACCAGGGCGCTGAACACGGCGCTCAAGGAGCGGTTCAACCCCGGTCCCGGCCGCTTCGGCGGCTTCGACCCGGCCGACCGCGTCACTTACTCCCCCGCCCCCGGGCGGACCCTGACCGGCTCGGTGGTCTCGGCCGACGCGGAGGGTCTGCGCGTCGACTGCGAGGGCACCGCCGTCCTCGTCCCGCAGGACCCGGTGGCGTCGGTACTGCGGCACGGCTGGGCGATCACCGCGCACCAGGCGGCCGGAATGCGCTGGCCCGCGGTCGTGGTGGTGCTGCCGGGGGACGCGGCCCAGGGCCTGAACCGCCCGTGGGTCTACACCGCGTTCAGCCGCGGCGAACGCCATCTCTCCGTGGTCCACGGCATGGAGCAGGCACTGCCGCGCGCGGTCGCGGAGATCCCGTCCGAGGTCCGGACGACACGGCTGCGCTCGCTACTGGAAGGGCTGCTCCCGCCCGGCGAAGCCGGGGGTTCCTCCGGCTGA